The region GAACAGACCTGATGCACGCTCCGCCATGAACCGCCATAACAACGAGGCTGGGAGAATAGTGAGCGTTTATTACTGACTATCTCACATAACTAGTGTTTATTACTGACTATCCCACTTTATTAGTGTTTATTACTGACTATCTCACATTACTAGTGTTTATTACTGACTATGCCACTTTATTAGTGTTTATTACTGACTATCACACATTACTAGTGAGTGTTTATTACTGACTATCCCACATTACTAGTGTTTATTACTGACTATCCCACTTTACTAGTGTTTATTACTGACTATCCCACATTACTAGTGAGTGTTTATTACTGACTATCCAACATTACTAGTGTTTATTACTGACTATCCTACTTTACTAGTGTTTATTACTGACTATCCCACATTACTAGTGAGTGTTTATTACTGACTATCTCACATTACTAGTGTTTATTACTGACTATCCCACATTACTAGTGTTTATTACTGACTATCCCACATTACTAGTGAGTGTTTATTACTGACTATCCCACTTTACTAGTGTTTATTACTGACTATCCCACATTACTAGTGAGTGTTTATTACTGACTATCCCACATTACTAGTGTTTATTACTGACTATCCCACATTACTAGTGTTTATTACTGACTATCTCACATTATTAGTGTTTATTACTGACTATCCCACATTACTAGTGAGTGTTTATTACTGACTATCCCACTTTACTAGTGTTTATTACTGACTATCCCACATTACTAGTGAGTGTTTATTACTAACTATCCCACATTACTAGTGAGTGTTTATTACTGACTATCCCACATTACTAGTGTTTATTACTGACTATCCCACATTACTAGTGTTTAGTACTGACTATCCCACATTACTAGTGAGTGTTTATTACTGACTATCCCACATTACTAGTGTTTATTACTGACTATCCCACATTACTAGTGTTTATTACTGACTATCTCACATTACTAGTGTTTAGTACTGACTATCCCACATTACTAGTGAGTGTTTATTACTGACTATCCCACTTTACTAGTGTTTATTACTGACTATCCCACATTACTAGTGAGTGTTTATTACTGACTATCCCACATTACTAGTAAGTGTTTATTACTGACTATCCCACTTTACTAGTGAGTGTTTATTACTGACTATCCCACATTACTAGTGTTTATTACTGACTATCCCACATTACTAGTGTTTATTACTGACTATCCCACATTACTAGTGAGTGTTTATTACTGACTATCTCACATTACTAGTGTTTAGTACTGACTATCCCACATTACTAGTGAGTGTTTATTACTGACTATCCCACTTTACTAGTGTTTATTACTGACTATCCCACATTACTAGTGAGTGTTTATTACTGACTATCCCACATTACTAGTAAGTGTTTATTACTGACTATCCCACTTTACTAGTGAGTGTTTATTACTGACTATCCCACATTACTAGTGTTTATTACTGAATATCCCACTTTATTAGTGTTTATTACTGACTATCCCACATTACTAGTGAGTGTTTATTACTGACTATCCCACATTACTAGTGTTTATTACTGACTATCCCACTTTACTAGTGTTTATTACTGACTATCTCACATTACTAGTGTTTATTACTGACTATCCCACATTACTAGTGAATGTTTATTACTGACTATACCACTTTACTAGTGTTTATTACTGATTATCCCACTTTACTATTGAGTGTTTATTATTGACAATACTACTTTACTAGTGAGTGTTTATTACTGACTATACCACTTTACTAGTGTTTATTACTGATTATCCCACTTTACTAGTGAGTGTTTATTACAGACTATCCCACATTACTAGTGAGTGTTTATTAGTGACTATACCACTTTACTAGTGAGTGTTTATTACTGACTATCCCATTTTAATAGTGTTTATTACTGACTATACCATTTTACTAGTGAGTGTTTATTACTGACTATCCCATTTTAATAGTGTTTATTACTGATTATCCCACTTTACTAGTGAGTGTTTATTACTGACTATCCCACATTACTAGTGAGTGTTTATTACTGACTATACCACTTTACTAGTGAGTATTTATTACTGACTATCCCATTTTAATAGTGTTTATTACTGACTATACCACTTTACTAGTGAGTGTTTATTACTATCCCACTTTATTAGTGAGTATTTATTAATGACTATACCACTTTATTGGTGTTTATTACTGACTATACCACTTTACTAATGGCTACAGACTTTTAATGTTTAGCACTACAGACTACATTTTATTCTGAATATAATTTTGCCATTTTACTGTTTACTGCTAACTATGCTTTACTACCGATCTCCATCTTGCTGATTATAGTTTACAACTAGCTACAATTTACTACTGACTACAATTTTATGGCACTCAATTTACTACTGATTGGTGTTTTATGAGTTATTACTGCCAACCATTAAACTGATGACCGTACATTAGTATTCATTTAGGTTACAACTGGAATACAAATGATAATTACGGTGAATACAGTTCTGACCACTGATTACTAGTATTGACTACTGCTTACTGCTGATTACTGTTTTAGTTGTGACAGTTTAGTACTGAACATTTGTTTACTAGTCCATGTTGTAGTGAACGTAAGTGTAAAGCTgtgtaaagtgtaaagtgtaaagCTAACCCTGCTTTACTTGTCTGTTCCAGTCTATCACGGATCACATGTACCTGAAGTGTAAGTGTCATGGGCTCTCGGGCAGCTGTGAGGTGAAGACATGCTGGTGGTCTCAACCGGACTTCCGTGTGATCGGCGATTACATAAAGGACAAGTACGACAGCGCCTCTGAGATGGTGGTGGAGAAACACAGGGAGTCCCGCGGCTGGGTGGAGACCCTCCGCCCCAAATACGCCTTCTTCAAGCCACCCACTGAGACGGACCTGGTGTACTACGAGGGCTCGCCCAACTTCTGCGAGCCCAACCCAGAGACGGGCTCGTTCGGCACACGTGACCGCGTGTGCAACCTGACGTCGCACGGCATCGAGGGGTGTGACCTGCTGTGCTGCGGCCGCGGACACAACACCCGCACGGAGGAGCGCAGGGAGAAGTGTCACTGTATCTTCCACTGGTGCTGCTATGTTAGCTGTCAGGAGTGCATGCGTATCTACGACGTTCACACCTGCAAGTAGcgccacccacaccccacccaccccgagacaaaaaaatctaaaatcGCCAAGAGAAGAGGCTACCGACCGgccaaaccccacccccacccccccaaaagcCTTCTGCTAAACCGCACGGGACATTCAAACAGGGCATGTAGAGGCCTTTACGCACGCAGTAACCCGATGGCACTACGAAAGGGGGATGACGCCTTTGACATACTACTGAACAGGCAGCCTTTTTCAGAGACACAGCATTTACTGATAAAGGAAGCCGTTCCTGAAGGGGCTCGGTGTCCGTCTGACCACCGTAAGGTCGACGCTCTGACCGAAGCCACTTGCTCTGCTCTCGAGGGGACTCTACTCTTTAGGGCCAAGCTTCTGAGATCTCCACAGTTGTGTTGGGAGAGAAAGGATCAGGGAGGCTAAGAGGAAGTGAGTTTTTGAGGTGTCACCTGGCACTCTGAGGTGTTTCTCCTCCGCTGCAAAGACTCTGCCACTGACTCTTTAGCCTGCAGAATGATCCTGGGGTGCCTGGTACACCTTCTGCTAGAGTTAGCAATAGCTTCTTTTTTAACACCATTTTAAAAAGCTATTAGTGCTATATTTAATTATTTGTGACTTCAGTGACTATTTTTGGATACTGAGAAAAAAAAGTACAttttatgctgtgtgtgtgtgtgtgtgtgtgtgtgtgtgtgtgtgtgtgtgtgtgtgtgtgtgtgtgtgtgtgtgtgtgtgtgtgtgtgtgaggggagagagagtaaaagagagagagaccaaacaCGTGGACCCTGGAAATAGGTTGAGAACACTGTTAACAAGTTACTAATTAGGTTCTGAATGCACTTGTGCCTGAATGGATTTACATATTTGTTAGTTTCTTTGAATCCGCCTGTTTGCTTTATGAATCACAACTGGCctttactgtaaaaaaaaaaaaaatactgttaCTGTCTCCTGGGTCCTATAGGTTCTCTACTGGTCTGTGCCCTACTGGTCTGTCCTCCACTGGTTTGTTATTCAATGCTTTGTCCTCCACTGGTCTGTGCTCCACTGGTCTGTGCCCTTTGAATTTTTTACTGAACTGTTTCCCTGTAAGAAACTGATTCTACATCTCCCACTACAAGAAATGCTTTGTAGCTGGTTGGCTCTGGTTTTGTTTAAGACAAGTGACTAATTCAGTTTGAGATCAGTCACACACTCTTCACTGAACCGGGAGAATCTGCAGTTCTGATGGAGATCAGCGTGTTCGCTTGTGTGTAACAGTATTAGTGCTACTTCTCAGGGCTGCTTTCCAGAACATTCTAGATGAACTAAACTCCAAACTACTTGTTTGACTAAAACTTTTCATGAGGAAGAATGAGCAATATCCTTGCCAGTTCAGTTCATCTTACTGAAACACAAGCATCTGTTTATGTTAATTTTTTAGTGcatgctgtgaaaaaataaaataaaaccaaTTGTGAACACAACGTACGTGACAGTCAGTAGAATTAGCTTAGCATGTTAGCATCCGTGAGAGGCTTAGCATGTTAGCGTCCGTGAGAGGCCTGAGTTAGCATGTTAGCGCATGTGAGAGGCCTGAGTTAGCAAGTTAGCGTCTGTGAGAGGCCTAAGTTAGCATGTTAGTGCCTGTGAGAGGCCTGAGTTAGCATGTTAGCGTCTGTGAGAGGCCTGTCTTCCTGCAGCGTTTAATCTATTTCATTTAATAATGACTTATCCTCATCTGTTTGCTGCTAACTGACTACaggtgtttttgtatatattcaAACTTCATGTTTTTTTGTGAATTATGTAGGcttagtcctgtgtgtgtgtgtgtgtgtgtgtgtgtgtgtgtgtgtgtgtgtgtgtgtgtgtgtgtgcacgcgtgtgtgtgcacgcgtgtgtgttttgtgtgtgtgtgtgtgcgtgcgtgcgtgtgtgtgtgagagaaatctCTTCTTTCTGTGAAAGACTCTATGTAGACATAGTTAAGAACTAAAATGTGAAGTTTTCTTTTACTAATTCAGTTTTCATATAGGGGTTGTGTTTGTCAACCAAATGGACAAATGGTAATAAATTTATTGCAATATTATAAATGTTACCACAATAAAGCTATGAGTATGGTCACTTAGTATTCAATAACAACAGTGACAAGGAAAATACAGTCTGCTGATTTAGAAATACTGTGGACTTACAGTGACAACCACACTTTACATGTGCTGCAATGTTGAGTTGACCTACTCTACACTACATACTTGTTCAGCATATAATATGAAAATATGTGATTATACTGAAATTTCAATTAGGCTATGACTCTTCTGATGCTCCACACATTGTTGCCTCATAGTTCATTAATCTTATGAAGATCGTGTCAAACCAGTGGTCCAGAATGTCTGCTGAGCTTTGCTTGGGTGAAGGACCCATCTTcatctcacacctccaccctccgctCGCTTCAGGAACATGATCACACACATCTGCATTCCATCAAAATTTCACACTTTAAATTGTGTTCTAAACATCATGGTCTGAAATTCCAAAGTACAAACTAGTCCTGTGTTTATGGCTTTCTAGGGTCAGATCATTTTTTATAACTATTTATTTGATGTAAATGTTTATATTAGTAAGTAAGAGTATATGTGTTGTGTGGGTTCTGATGTCATGCTGTGTGACTGGTCCCAGTGAATCAGGCACTGCCTGCTGCTGGTCTCCTTCctgttgttatttttttattttgttgtttatttctgTCACTGACCACAAATGATGTGCTTTCTGCTCTAGGTTGCTAGCTATTAACTCCATAACCAAATAAATGTCAAATAAACAAACTCAAAATCTGCTCCAACACTTTTTCTTATCACAGTGCAGCTGACTGAATAAGAAAAAAtcatgatagtgtgtgtgtgcgtgtgcatatgtgtgcgtgtgtgtgcgtgtgtgtgtgtttgatgtgtgtgtgcgtgtgcgtgtgtgtggtctaCTGCTCTACATGGATCAACCATCCAGCAGAGGTTTGCTCCAACCCTATTAGAAGGAACCAACCAATCAGGACCTTCAGAGCATTTGAATATCACAATGTGCATTAAGCTCGGTTTGGAAttcagtgtttgtttgtgttcagaGGACAAGAGGACACAGCGTTCATGTCCCAATCTACGACAGTGTGCCATAACTGTAGAGTTCACTGCAGAGTTGGTCCTCTGCTGATTTATTTTCAACCCTAACCTAAGACTAATCATAGTTAATGACAGCGTGCAAATCTGGGTGTGCTGTCTGGGGTTATCCTGCCACCCTGTTTAGTTTACCTTCAACTCTTAACACAATTTAGTCATACACTTTGTGAACTTGTGTGGGTCTTTATAAATGAACATGTAACTCTTAAACGTTTCTGTGAAGAGATCTCTTCACAAAATCTGTTAAATGTCTGGTAAAATCTCCTGCTCAGACATGTTAACCAAATGCTCCATGTTTTAAGCTGTTATTAAAGTAGATTAAAGTCTAATATTTACATATAGACTTTAATATTAAAGTATATTACTTATAATATTAagtaatattatatattaaatattaatatattagaCTATATTAAGTCTAATATTTACAGACAAATCTGAGTTTTCTTGAGCATTGCCTTGATGCTACATTAGTTTAACATATAGGGTATAGGATATACCCAAATTCCTATAATGTATATAATgcatgaacaacacacacatgtacaataGAAGGAGCTAGCGTACCAGAGCCTGCCGGCATCCCGCTTTTATCCCGCAGAGCAGGCGTGACTCAGTGCTCCTGACAGAGGTCCTGAGAGGGAGACTGAGTCGGCCCTGGCGGGACACCCACGAGGTTGACTGACGTCTCCCTGCTCATCCATGACCTGTTTATCTGAGCACCCGCTGAGATGAAGTCTCGCTAATGAAGGCTATCAaaacagtgtgaggtggtgcggTGCCCCTCGTGGCCTCCACGCCAATGGAACACCACCTcaaacaccaccatctccacctctGCATCCACGGGCCTCGCGTGAGATTACTGACGCACATGTGGTGTCCGTGTCCATCACAAGTGAAACGGAGTGTGCAGAAATCACCAGAAGCTCCGGTCCTGATGGAGCAGGTGGGGCAGATGATTTTTCCCAGTGCTGCGTCTGTCGGCTGGATTCACACATGTCCCATATAATCCCATCATTGAGTGTTTGGAAAAATATTTTTtggaaaatgcacaaataacTAAATGAAGTTGCATTAAGTTACATCCAACTCTTGAATCTAGAAAGGTAAAACACTTTTAAGACCATATAagatattttatatttgtttctaTTCATGTGTGATAGTATATTAACCTGTTTAAGTAAAATGAGGAAGTGCTTCAGAACGTTTCATACGTTCAGGTCATGGACAGCAGAGTGTGATGAATGGTGCCTGATTTATGTCCCTAAGAGATACCGAGTCAGTTCCAGTCAATCCTGTACATACCCGTAAATTCCCTTGGGTTATGAAACACAGTTATGCTCCAACATTTTTTCTTGTAATCAAATCATAAAAACGCCAAAGAGAATTTTGGAATGATACAATAGGACTCTAGAACTCTAGGACTCTAGAACTCTAGGACTTTAGAACTCTAGAAGTCTAGAACACTAGGACTTTAGAACTCCAGGACTCTAGAACACTAAAACTCTAGAACTCTAGGACTCTAAAACTCTAGAACTCTAGGACTTTAGAACTCTAGAACTCTAGGACTCTTGATATCCAGCTCCCAGTTCTATCCTGCAGTCCCCCATTCCAGCAGTCTGCCTGTGCTCACCTGCGCTGTGTGTGCCCACCCTCCCCTGCTtccctgcacctcctcctcttcaagCGAACAGCATTAGTCTCTCCACAGGCTGGCGGGTCTTTAGCTCTCCCTGAAAGACTTCCACCCTCATGCTGCTCGTCTTGGGGAGCCTGCAGGTCATTGTGGTATCAGTCCACCAGAAAGGTCTCCCTGCTGACTCAATGCCTCACAGAGAAACCAAACCAGGCCTCAGCACACCTCCACCCAACAATGAGACGTGGGGATTAGAACACACTACGGCTGGGTCTCAATCACGAGCTGGGAATAGTGCACGGCCGCGGGACAATGCCATCATTCTCCGTGGCTTTGCCttcttcttttttctctctttttgtccAGGCATGGAAAAATCCCTCAATAATAATTTGGTTCTATTCAGTGTGCAATGGTGCCAGCTTAGCTGGCCTGGAAAACAACGGGGCAGAGGTTCTCTTTGGTGACAGGCCTGCTATAACGCCGAGCACCCGCCATCAGCCCTGGGGCAGATTCCAGTAGGTGGGGAAACTACCCCACgaactacacccccccccccccccccccacacacctacaacGCCATCCTCCACCCCCCTACATGCCGGGCAGGCTGAGATGGAGAACATGGCTCCATGTTGGCAGAGAGCAAAATGACACCCACCCAGGGTGTCACTGTTGGGGCAAAACACTGGAGCAGACCACTGGGGCTGACCACTGTGACCAGAATGCTGGGGCAAAATGCTGGTGGAGACCGCAGGGGCTGACAGCGTAGCCAGCTGGTCTGGGCACATTGCCGGGACCATGGGAGCTTCATCTACTCGTTCTTCTGCTGTTCCAACCCTAGGACCCTTCCCCCCTCCCGCCCTCCCCTGGTCTTCTGGAGGGTCGTATCTCCGCCCGGGTATGTGATCTAGAGGCCTGGACGCATGTGAATTACTCTAAAGATATGTCACAAAGGTCACATCAGGGTGCAAATTCAAAGAGAGTGAATGAGTAGTCACGTGACTATTACCTTTTTCGTAGTATATTGCCGTATGGATGACATCAGGAGGGCAGCGGTTCAGGTTGGACTTGTGGGGCCGTCTTGAGTGATATTTGAATGTTTGAGTGTTTAATGTTATCTAAACGTACTCCAATGCCAGGCTTCCTCGTTTTCGTGTTTTCCACAGTCCCGTCTACTCTACAGACCGACGTGGTAGGTCAGAGCTACACCGCAGGTTCTCCAGCCTGAGTCTCCTGTCTGAGCAGGAGGAGGGAAGACCAGCCTGGAAGACCAGCAGCCCGGGGGGGTGTCTGCTTCCCCCTgcgaaacacacacaacacgacTGACACCCAGGTGTGGGATGCCATGTTCACAGGTCGTTGCCAGCCCCGACCTGCCCAGTTCCAGTGTGGGACCTGCAGCAGTCACACTGGGAGAGCGTGAGAATGCTGGTGTGAGCAGCCAATAACCATATAAATGGAAGACAATAACAGACAGGGGACGCTGGTCTATTCCTCCATCTTCCTCAACGATGTGGCTGTTGTGGGCTTTTTTATGCAAGCCCACTTCCTCTACGTCTGCTGTAAGATGAAAAGTAGCGGGTCAAGCGCCCTCTAGTGCTCGTAATGAAGGAACGCGGGGAGAGGAGAAGTCGTAGCTCTGTTTAAACACATCTCTCCTTTCACACCTCGGGCGCTTTTGATGTCTAGGAGTTGCAGGTGTATTTGATGTGTAATTACCTTGCAGTTAACAGCGTGAAGTACTTTAGTAGCTGTCTTTAAAAAAGCCCGAACATAACGGTCAGGTAGGTGTGAGAGATCTTTAGGAGAtagcgagagagggagggagagagagagagggagagaggaagggagggagagagagagagaaagaaacatcCTTAGTAAGTCAAGAATTGTATAATAGAACCCTTAAACTGACAGGCGCGATATAACAATGCAGTTTTAATGCAGCCTTTAATGCAGTATTTAATGCTGTCTTTAATACAGTCTTTAATGGAGTATTTAATGCAGACTTTAATACAATCTTTCATAACTTCCTTTCTTCCTGTAATTTAGATTGTTGTCTGTCACTAGTTTTGTCTTGAGCATTTTAAATGAGAGAGTGCTCACCCCTCCCAGAGTGAACACTACAGTGTCAACCAGTGTAGaactaaaacaataaaataatgtggaCATGGTCCTCTTAGTGTGTCCTCTAACCCTGCGGCCAGATCTGGACATCTCTCAGGAATCCCgaggggcagctggggcagTTGATGGCAGTTAggggcagcagggtgcagtTGGGGGCAGTTGGGAGCAGCCTGCCCAGTTCTCGAAAAACACCATTACCTGTTTCAACAAGAACAAGGTTCTTGAAAAAAACAGGTCCTGCTTTAGAAGGATCTAGAACACTTTGGATGTAGCTGTGTCATGAAGTTGAGGCACATGgctttattttgtgtttgtatttgaaCCTTAATGCACAGCCAGGATCCGTGTCAGCACGACGTCATTAAAGAGAGTGAGGTGTAGTCCTGTATGCTTGAAAACAGCTACCGTCTTTACCTTCTCACCTCTGTTTAACTTTGCTTTGCTTGTCACTAATCACActtcactaatcacacatcACTAATCACATATGAGTCATCTTTAACACTCCGAGTGTTACGGTGACGTGTGGCAGGAGAAAAACTGAAGGTTGCACACAGTAGATCCTCGAGCATCTGAGAAACACACAGGCATCAGAGcaaacaaacattctgtgaTCTGTAATCATGTCAGATCCCTTCAGATCTCTTCAGATCTCGGAGCCACAAACTGGCTTCCCAGCTGCTGACAGCACACTTTAAAGCGGCGTCACAGGGCTAGATGAGATGGGTCGAGTGTTGAAAGGGGGCTTCACATCCACCCCTGACCCACCCCCTCTGGAAGTCAGAGGTTTCAGCGGAGAAGACTGTGTGTTTGAAGTGCTTGTCTGCCCTGTTAATGTGAACAAAGGAATTTTGTCACCTTTTTTTGTCACTTTGTAGTTAGGATATTAGTGGTAAAAGGCATTGGCTAAAGGCGGTGTGTCCCACGGGCCACACAAGACCATGAAGAGGGGACGTTGTTCTCCTTCGGGCCTGCTGTCTGGAACAGTGACGTCAGCTCtcgattttagtgatgaaaaaAAGATTCAAcactttttattaaattgaaacAAGTTCAACTGTTTTTTTCCAATATCTCTGTGTTTTAGTCCTGGTTGTGTGTTAGTGCTGGATGTGTGAGCTCTGGGTTTGTGTCGGTCCTGGGTGTGTTAGCGTTAGGTGTGTCAGTTTTGGGTGTGTGTCAATTTTGGGTGTGTGTCAGTCctgggtgtgtgtcagtgctggaGGGGTGTAGTCGCTGGGTATGAGTGggcagtgggtgtgtgtgtgttggtgtgtgtgtgtgttggtggtgtgtgtgtgtgtgttggtgtgtgtgttggtggtgtgtgtgtgttggtgtgtgtgtgtgtgtgtgtgtgtgttggtgtgtgtgtgtgttggtggtgtgtgtgttggtgggtgtgtgtgtgtgttgaggtgggtgtgtgttggtgtgtgtgttggtggtgggtgtgtatctgtgctgggtttgtgttggtcatggatgtgtgtggtggtgggtgtgtgtgtatgtgttgtggtgggtgtgtgtgtgtgtgtatgtgttgtggtgggtgtgtgtgttggtgtgtgtgtgttggtgctgggtgtgtgttggtcatggaTGTGTCAATGCTGAGtgtatgtggtggtggtgtgtgtgtgtgtgtgtgtgtgtgtgtgtgtgtgtgtgtgtgtgtggtatggtggtAGAGTGTCGTGCTGAGAGCAGCTTAACCTTGCTTTAATTGGACTGGAGacagagggggcgggacacccaTGTAGCTCAGCCAGTCAGACGTTCTCCCTCCTTGTCACCCCCATCCCAAACAGCACCTGTGGCAGCGTGGGGGTGTGTCAGGAGTGGCTGGGGCAGGAGGGGTATCTATGTGGGTGATCGggcagaggagtgagaggagaggggtaaTCATTCACAGTGGAGGGGCATTTCTGGGCCTGCTTCACTCATTACCCCCCTGCTTCACTTATTACCCCTCACGGGGGGCCACAGCCACCCCACTGTTCTTATCACACACTGCAGACTCCACATTCCAGGGGcagtacgcacacacacgcagtgacCTGAGATCAGCCTCCTGGCCCCAGCACCACAACATTTTACTGCTGCTTTTATAGATGCTGGACTGTACGCCCATGccccctttcacacacacacacacacaaagaaagacaaagagagatgCAGGAATGCCATTAAAAAGCACTATGGGTAAATGTATGCCACGTTTATTTATATTAGGGCTTAAATGGGAACTATTCTTTCTCAGATAATTCTGTCTTTCCCACACAGGGACTGAGGGACAACAACAGTGAGACTCTGGTGTGAACATCCCTCTTCTCATCATGACTCCAGAACCAACAGGTGGTAGAGCCCATGACCACTATTAACGAGAGGGAACCTTTTACTATGTTTGAATATTATACTATACTACATGTGAATATTACTAGAGCATACCAGAGTGAGTATTATACCAGACGGAGTATTTTACCAGATGGAGTATTGTACCACATGGAGTATTATACCAGATGAAGTATTGTACCAGATGGAATATTGTACCAGATAGTGGGTATTATACCAGAGTGAGTATTGTACCAGACAAAGGTTTATACCAGATGGTGTATTGTACCAGATGGAGTATTATACCAGATGGAGTATTGTACCACATGAAGTATTATACCAGATGAAGTATTGTACCAGATGGAATATTGTACCAGATAGTGGGTATTATACCAGAGTGAGTATTGTACCAGACAAAGATTTATACCAGATGGTGTATTGTACCAGATGGAGTATTATACCGGATGGAGTATTATACTAGATGGAGTATTGTACCAGATGGAGTATTGTACCAGATGGAGTATTATACCAGATGGAGTATTATACTAGATGGAGTATTGCACCAGATAGAGTATTGTACCAGATGGAGTATTATACCAGATGGAGTATTATACTAGATGGAGTATTGTACCAGATAGAGTATTGTACCAGATGGAGTATTGTGCCAGATAGAGTATTGTACCAGATGGAGTATTGTGCCAGATAGAGTATTGTACCAGATGGAGTATTGTGCCAGATAGAGTATTGTGCCAGATAGAGTATTGTACCAGATGGAGTATTGTGCCAGATAGAGTATTGTACCAGATGGAGTATTGTGCCAGATAGAGTATTGTACCAGATGGAGTATTGTACCAGATAGAGTATTGTACCAGATGGAGTATTGTGCCAGATAGAGTATTGTACCAGATAGAGTATTGTACCAGATGGAGTTATGCCAGTGTTACATCCCTAATTATCATATGATGTCTCAGTAATTCTCTTCTCTTCAATCTCTGATGAGattattttgattatgtttgtgtgtatgtgtgtactacAAAAGTCTTCAGGAACAAACATTAGATTAGGTGGATGTATTGAAGATATTATCTTTCCATTATCGATCCAAATGTCTCAGCAGACGTGCTCCTGTCCCTCACAATCAGCTCTGGCAATTATGATCCTGACCTTTACAACTCAACTGCATGGTTATGTGTGGACCTCTCAGCATTCCCAACacctctgacccctgaccccacaATGACCCAACACACTTGTGAAGCATCAGTGAGATGCC is a window of Brachyhypopomus gauderio isolate BG-103 chromosome 14, BGAUD_0.2, whole genome shotgun sequence DNA encoding:
- the wnt3a gene encoding protein Wnt-3a yields the protein MMLLGSFLLLCGLTRVMASYPIWWSLALGHQYASLASQPVLCGSIPGLVPKQLRFCRNYVEVMPSVAQGVKVGIQECQHQFRGRRWNCTTISDLAIFGPVLDKATRESAFVHAIASAGVAFAVTRSCAEGSATICGCDARRKGPSGGGWKWGGCSEDVEFGNMVSREFADARENRPDARSAMNRHNNEAGRISITDHMYLKCKCHGLSGSCEVKTCWWSQPDFRVIGDYIKDKYDSASEMVVEKHRESRGWVETLRPKYAFFKPPTETDLVYYEGSPNFCEPNPETGSFGTRDRVCNLTSHGIEGCDLLCCGRGHNTRTEERREKCHCIFHWCCYVSCQECMRIYDVHTCK